The Tenacibaculum jejuense genome includes a window with the following:
- a CDS encoding ammonium transporter, giving the protein MEQLTTSNVWMMVCTALVFFMHLGFALLEIGLTRQKNTLNILFKNIFIITTGLLLYAAFGFNLMYPGFEKEALGIFEFAGFGLDAPIKKDGTLDLSYNSGYTYWTDFLFQGMFAATAATIVSGAVAERMKILPFMIFTIIYVGFVYPIAGSWKWGEGFLHQLETPFYDFAGSTLVHSVGGWAAIVAVWLLGARIGKFKNGKVQAIPGHNIPLATGGVLILWLGWFGFNGGSVLSADPAKTSLTLVTTCLAAASGGVISAIVSTIMYKNLDLTMFLNGILGGLVAITAGADVMSPMDAIVVGGIGGILIVLAVSLIDKLRLDDPVGAIAVHLACGVWGTLAVGIFGKLASGAQFVSQLIGVGTYAVFCISTSFIIIFILKKTIGIRVSEKEEIEGLDTHEHGMTAYPDFRLNEH; this is encoded by the coding sequence ATGGAACAATTGACAACTAGCAATGTATGGATGATGGTATGTACAGCACTTGTGTTTTTCATGCACTTAGGATTTGCATTATTAGAAATTGGATTAACTCGACAAAAAAATACTTTAAACATACTATTTAAGAATATTTTTATTATCACAACAGGGCTTTTATTGTACGCGGCTTTTGGATTTAATTTAATGTATCCTGGTTTTGAAAAAGAAGCTTTAGGTATATTCGAATTCGCAGGCTTCGGTTTAGATGCACCCATAAAAAAAGATGGAACTCTAGATTTATCATACAATTCAGGGTACACATATTGGACAGACTTTCTTTTTCAAGGAATGTTTGCAGCAACTGCAGCTACAATAGTTTCGGGAGCAGTTGCTGAGAGAATGAAAATTTTACCATTCATGATTTTCACAATAATATATGTTGGATTCGTGTATCCAATAGCAGGTTCGTGGAAATGGGGAGAAGGATTCTTACATCAATTAGAAACTCCTTTTTATGATTTTGCAGGTTCAACTTTAGTACATTCAGTAGGGGGTTGGGCTGCTATAGTTGCGGTTTGGTTATTAGGAGCAAGAATAGGAAAATTTAAAAACGGAAAAGTACAAGCAATACCTGGTCATAATATTCCTCTAGCTACAGGAGGTGTTTTAATACTTTGGTTAGGTTGGTTTGGATTTAATGGTGGTTCTGTTTTATCTGCCGACCCTGCAAAAACTTCGTTAACCTTAGTAACTACATGTTTAGCAGCTGCATCTGGCGGAGTAATTTCTGCAATAGTTTCAACAATAATGTATAAAAATTTAGACTTAACCATGTTTCTAAATGGAATTTTAGGAGGATTAGTTGCAATAACAGCAGGTGCAGATGTTATGAGTCCTATGGATGCAATTGTTGTTGGAGGAATTGGCGGAATTCTTATCGTTTTAGCAGTAAGTCTAATTGATAAATTAAGATTAGATGATCCTGTTGGTGCCATCGCAGTACATTTAGCTTGTGGAGTATGGGGAACATTAGCAGTAGGAATTTTTGGAAAATTGGCTAGTGGTGCACAGTTTGTAAGCCAATTAATAGGAGTTGGAACATATGCTGTATTCTGTATTTCAACATCATTTATAATCATTTTTATTTTAAAGAAAACCATAGGTATTCGAGTAAGTGAAAAAGAAGAAATAGAAGGTCTAGATACTCATGAACATGGAATGACTGCTTATCCTGACTTCAGATTAAATGAACATTAA
- a CDS encoding P-II family nitrogen regulator — MKKIEAIIRKSKFREVKNALHEVGVNFFSYWDVTGLGNEKKGHVYRGVSYSTSDIQRRYLSIVVNDDFEKITIETILKSASTGNVGDGKIFVSDIKQAYRIRTGEEGGNTLN; from the coding sequence ATGAAAAAAATTGAAGCAATAATTAGAAAATCCAAATTTAGAGAAGTGAAAAATGCACTTCATGAGGTTGGAGTAAATTTTTTCTCTTACTGGGATGTAACTGGATTAGGAAATGAAAAAAAAGGACACGTATACAGAGGTGTGTCTTATAGTACAAGTGATATCCAAAGAAGGTATTTATCTATTGTAGTTAATGATGATTTTGAAAAAATTACGATTGAAACAATTTTGAAATCAGCATCAACAGGTAATGTTGGAGACGGTAAAATTTTTGTAAGTGACATCAAACAAGCTTACAGAATAAGAACAGGCGAAGAAGGAGGAAATACTTTAAATTAA
- the leuB gene encoding 3-isopropylmalate dehydrogenase — protein sequence MRFNITVIPGDGIGPEVIDQAKKVLQAIGEVYDHTFVYDEVLMGACAIDETGNPLPEKTLASCKKSDAILFGAIGDPKYDNDPSAKVRPEQGLLKLRKELGLYCNIRPVKAYDALIKNSPLKENIIKGTDIEIYRELTGGIYFGIKELSDDGKIAFDGCSYSVEEIERMGHLAFKSARNRRKKLTLVDKANVLETSRLWRKTITALAKEYPDVEVDTMFVDNAAMQLILNPKQFDVILTENLFGDILSDEASVIGGSIGLLASASVGDKAALFEPIHGSFPQAKGKDIANPLASILSAAMLLRHLDLETEATVIENAVQKSLELGITTQDIDSENDFTTSKVGDFITDYIHNQEDSNINFTNVHMGQSTII from the coding sequence ATGAGATTTAATATAACAGTAATTCCCGGAGATGGTATTGGTCCAGAAGTAATAGATCAAGCTAAAAAAGTATTACAAGCTATTGGTGAAGTTTACGATCATACTTTTGTGTATGATGAGGTGCTAATGGGAGCTTGTGCTATAGATGAAACAGGAAATCCATTACCAGAGAAAACTTTAGCTTCTTGTAAAAAAAGTGATGCAATTTTATTTGGAGCTATTGGAGATCCAAAATATGATAATGATCCTTCTGCTAAAGTAAGACCAGAACAAGGGTTATTAAAATTAAGAAAAGAACTTGGTTTATATTGTAATATTAGACCAGTAAAAGCATATGATGCATTAATTAAAAATTCACCTTTAAAAGAGAATATCATTAAAGGAACAGATATTGAAATTTACCGTGAATTAACTGGTGGTATTTATTTCGGTATAAAAGAATTAAGTGACGATGGTAAAATAGCTTTTGATGGGTGTTCTTATTCTGTAGAAGAAATTGAGAGAATGGGACATTTAGCTTTTAAATCTGCAAGAAACAGAAGAAAAAAATTAACATTAGTCGATAAAGCCAACGTATTAGAAACTTCTCGATTATGGAGGAAAACAATTACTGCTTTAGCAAAAGAATATCCAGATGTTGAAGTTGATACAATGTTTGTTGATAATGCAGCAATGCAGTTAATCTTAAACCCGAAACAGTTTGATGTTATTCTTACAGAAAACTTATTTGGAGATATTTTATCTGATGAAGCAAGTGTAATTGGAGGTTCTATTGGTTTATTAGCTTCAGCTTCAGTAGGAGATAAAGCAGCTTTATTTGAGCCTATTCATGGTTCTTTTCCGCAAGCGAAAGGTAAAGATATAGCAAATCCATTAGCTTCTATTTTATCGGCGGCAATGCTATTAAGACATTTAGATTTAGAGACAGAGGCTACAGTAATTGAAAACGCTGTGCAAAAGTCTTTAGAATTAGGAATAACTACACAGGATATCGATTCTGAGAACGATTTTACTACCTCTAAAGTTGGAGATTTCATCACTGACTACATCCATAATCAAGAGGATAGTAATATTAATTTTACGAATGTTCATATGGGACAGAGTACTATAATTTAG
- the leuD gene encoding 3-isopropylmalate dehydratase small subunit, producing the protein MEKFQILKDTAVPLPVENVDTDQIIPARFLKATDKKGFGDNVFRDWRFHKDGSVNEDFVLNNQNYKGSILIAGDNFGCGSSREHAAWALAGYGFKVVVSSFFADIFKGNALNNGILPIQVTPQFLSDLLKEITNNPNTELTVNLENQSLKTTVGTVNFDINPYKKLCLLNGYDDIDFLISKKEEIQAYETSL; encoded by the coding sequence ATGGAAAAGTTTCAAATATTAAAAGATACAGCGGTACCGTTACCCGTAGAAAATGTTGATACAGATCAAATTATCCCTGCTCGTTTTTTAAAGGCAACAGATAAAAAAGGTTTTGGAGATAATGTGTTTAGAGACTGGAGATTCCATAAAGATGGAAGTGTAAATGAAGATTTTGTTTTAAATAATCAGAATTATAAAGGAAGTATTTTAATTGCTGGAGATAATTTTGGTTGTGGTTCTAGTAGAGAACATGCAGCTTGGGCTTTAGCAGGTTATGGTTTTAAAGTAGTTGTTAGTAGTTTCTTTGCAGATATTTTTAAAGGAAATGCTTTAAATAATGGAATTTTACCAATCCAAGTTACTCCTCAATTTTTAAGTGATTTATTAAAAGAAATAACTAATAATCCAAATACAGAATTAACCGTAAATCTTGAAAATCAAAGTTTAAAAACTACAGTTGGAACGGTAAATTTTGATATCAATCCCTATAAAAAGTTGTGTTTATTAAATGGTTATGATGACATAGACTTTTTAATTAGTAAAAAAGAAGAAATACAAGCATACGAAACATCGTTGTAA
- the leuC gene encoding 3-isopropylmalate dehydratase large subunit: MGKTLFDKVWDKHVVDTIENGPQILYIDKHLIHEVTSPQAFNELKERGVSIARPDKIVATADHNTPTVNQHLPIKDALSRNQLEQLEKNCQENDITLYGLGHKYNGIVHVMAPELGITQPGMTMVCGDSHTSTHGAFGTIAFGIGTSQVAQVFASQCLLIQKPKSLRVNVNGKLKKGVLPKDVILYIISKLGTNSGTGYFCEYAGNVFEEMSMEGRMTVCNMSIEMGARGGMIAPDQTTFDYVEGREFAPKGEEFQAKVNYWKTLKTDDDAVFDQEYSFDAEDIEPMVTYGTNPGMGIKISESIPQNNDESFEKSLSYMNFKKGESLVGKPINYVFIGSCTNSRIEDFKVAASFIKGKQKAENVNAWLVPGSQQVAKQIKEEGLQEIFEAAGFELRQPGCSACLAMNDDKIPEGEYCVSTSNRNFEGRQGQGARTILASPLVAAATAVEGKIINITEHLN, from the coding sequence ATGGGAAAAACATTATTCGACAAAGTGTGGGATAAACATGTTGTGGATACTATAGAAAATGGTCCGCAAATATTATATATCGATAAACATTTAATTCACGAAGTTACAAGTCCTCAGGCTTTTAATGAACTTAAAGAAAGAGGAGTTTCAATAGCGAGACCAGATAAAATTGTAGCAACTGCCGATCATAATACACCAACTGTAAATCAGCATTTGCCTATTAAAGATGCTCTATCTAGAAATCAACTAGAACAATTGGAGAAAAATTGTCAAGAAAATGATATCACGTTGTATGGTTTAGGTCATAAGTACAATGGAATTGTTCATGTTATGGCTCCAGAATTAGGAATTACACAACCAGGAATGACAATGGTTTGTGGAGATAGTCATACATCAACTCACGGTGCTTTTGGAACCATTGCATTTGGAATAGGTACGAGTCAAGTGGCGCAAGTTTTTGCAAGTCAATGTTTATTGATACAAAAACCGAAAAGCTTAAGAGTTAATGTAAACGGAAAACTTAAAAAAGGAGTATTACCTAAAGATGTGATTTTATATATCATATCTAAGTTAGGAACAAATTCAGGAACTGGATATTTCTGTGAATATGCAGGAAATGTATTCGAAGAAATGTCTATGGAAGGTAGAATGACAGTTTGTAATATGAGTATTGAAATGGGAGCTCGTGGAGGTATGATTGCTCCTGATCAAACTACTTTCGATTATGTAGAAGGTAGAGAATTTGCTCCTAAAGGCGAAGAATTTCAAGCTAAAGTAAATTATTGGAAAACATTAAAGACTGATGACGATGCAGTTTTTGATCAAGAATATTCTTTTGATGCTGAAGATATAGAACCAATGGTTACTTATGGAACTAATCCAGGAATGGGAATTAAAATTTCAGAAAGTATACCACAAAATAACGATGAGTCTTTTGAGAAGTCTTTGTCTTATATGAATTTCAAAAAAGGAGAAAGTTTAGTAGGGAAACCAATAAACTATGTTTTTATAGGAAGTTGTACCAATTCAAGAATAGAAGACTTCAAAGTTGCGGCTAGTTTTATCAAAGGAAAACAAAAAGCAGAAAATGTAAATGCATGGTTAGTTCCTGGTTCGCAACAAGTAGCAAAACAAATAAAAGAAGAAGGTTTACAGGAAATATTTGAAGCTGCAGGTTTCGAATTGCGTCAACCTGGATGTTCTGCATGTTTAGCAATGAATGATGATAAAATCCCAGAAGGAGAATACTGCGTATCTACATCTAATAGAAATTTTGAAGGTAGACAAGGGCAAGGTGCAAGAACAATTTTAGCAAGTCCTTTAGTTGCAGCAGCAACAGCAGTAGAAGGAAAAATAATTAATATAACGGAACATTTAAACTAA
- a CDS encoding 2-isopropylmalate synthase — protein MKDNKIQIFDTTLRDGEQVPGCKLDTNQKLVIAERLDSMGVDIIEAGFPISSPGDFNSVSEIAKIVKNATVCGLSRAVQKDIEVAAEALKHAVKPRIHTGIGTSDSHIKYKFNSTREQVIERAIAAVSHAKKYVNDVEFYAEDAGRTENEFLAKVCEAAIKAGATVLNIPDTTGYCLPEEYGAKIKYLKDNVKGIDDVIISCHCHNDLGLATANSISGVVNGARQIECTINGIGERAGNTALEEVVMILKQHPYLNLHTDINTKLLYDTSLMVREKMGMPVQPNKAIVGANAFAHSSGIHQDGVIKNRETYEIIDPEEVGVTESAIVLTARSGRAALAYRAKKIGYELTKIQLDKAYQTFLQFADKQKEVIDEDIHLIMKKVSNISKIAIA, from the coding sequence ATGAAAGATAATAAAATCCAAATTTTTGATACCACTCTTAGAGATGGAGAACAGGTACCAGGCTGTAAGTTAGATACTAATCAGAAACTAGTGATAGCTGAGCGATTGGATAGCATGGGAGTTGATATTATAGAAGCAGGATTTCCAATCTCAAGTCCTGGTGATTTCAATTCTGTAAGCGAAATTGCCAAAATAGTTAAAAATGCCACAGTTTGTGGTTTGTCTAGAGCAGTTCAAAAAGATATTGAAGTTGCTGCAGAAGCATTAAAACATGCTGTAAAACCAAGAATTCATACGGGAATCGGAACAAGCGATTCTCATATTAAATATAAATTCAATAGTACTAGAGAACAAGTAATTGAAAGAGCAATTGCAGCTGTTTCTCATGCCAAAAAGTATGTGAATGATGTTGAGTTTTATGCAGAAGATGCTGGTAGAACAGAAAATGAATTCTTAGCAAAAGTTTGCGAAGCTGCAATTAAAGCTGGAGCAACTGTTTTAAATATTCCTGATACAACAGGATATTGCTTGCCTGAAGAATATGGAGCGAAAATAAAATACTTAAAAGATAATGTGAAAGGAATCGATGATGTGATCATTTCTTGTCATTGTCATAATGACCTTGGTTTGGCAACTGCAAATTCAATTTCAGGAGTTGTAAATGGAGCTAGACAAATAGAGTGCACTATTAATGGAATTGGTGAGCGTGCTGGAAATACAGCTTTAGAAGAGGTGGTTATGATTTTAAAACAACATCCTTATTTAAATCTTCATACAGATATTAATACAAAATTATTGTATGATACAAGTTTAATGGTGAGAGAAAAAATGGGAATGCCTGTTCAACCTAATAAAGCTATTGTTGGAGCAAATGCATTTGCACATAGTTCTGGAATTCACCAAGATGGAGTGATTAAAAATCGTGAAACTTATGAAATTATCGATCCAGAAGAAGTTGGAGTAACGGAAAGTGCAATTGTTTTAACAGCAAGAAGCGGTCGAGCAGCTTTAGCATACAGAGCTAAGAAAATAGGGTATGAATTAACTAAAATTCAGTTAGATAAAGCATATCAAACATTCTTACAGTTTGCAGATAAACAAAAAGAAGTAATAGATGAAGACATTCATTTAATCATGAAAAAAGTTAGTAATATTTCAAAAATAGCAATCGCATAA
- a CDS encoding LemA family protein: MIFFGVIVAILVLILFYGISVYNSLVRKKNEMQEGWSSIDVFLKKRYDLIPNLMETVKGYAKHEKELFENITKARNLAQNASTVSEQGQAENALKNSMMNLFAIAENYPELKANQNFSELQNELTSLEEDIEMARRYYNGTVKDNNIAIESFPSNVIANMFTFKKGEFFEIEDRNERKAVKIQF, encoded by the coding sequence ATGATATTTTTTGGAGTTATTGTAGCCATTTTGGTTCTTATTTTATTTTATGGAATTTCTGTTTACAACAGTTTAGTTAGAAAGAAAAATGAGATGCAAGAAGGTTGGAGTAGTATTGATGTTTTTCTAAAAAAACGTTATGATTTAATTCCTAATTTAATGGAAACTGTAAAGGGATATGCAAAACATGAAAAAGAATTATTCGAAAACATTACAAAAGCTAGAAATTTAGCGCAAAATGCATCGACTGTTTCTGAACAAGGTCAAGCAGAAAATGCTTTAAAAAATTCGATGATGAACCTTTTTGCTATAGCTGAAAACTATCCTGAACTTAAAGCAAATCAGAATTTTAGTGAATTACAAAATGAATTAACTTCTTTGGAAGAGGATATAGAAATGGCTAGAAGATATTACAACGGAACTGTGAAAGACAATAATATTGCCATAGAAAGTTTCCCTTCTAATGTTATCGCCAACATGTTTACTTTCAAAAAAGGAGAATTCTTTGAAATTGAAGATCGTAACGAACGAAAAGCTGTAAAAATTCAATTTTAA
- a CDS encoding glycosyltransferase family 4 protein gives MKRNIYATYDVFPSSKGAATHIKEMILESSKHCDELQLFCLRGSNELPPVQVEGNIYSKRYFNEEKLNYLQKASLFSKQLFIDIQKHKETIQIGHFRDIWSGMGLTTEPSIKTIFEVNALTSIELPYRYPNLTPSFLEKLRSLETNCLKKADVIITPSGVTKKYLENNFEVNTEKIKVIPNGTHIPERFQRPVDAPKEYIIYFGAIQNWQGIDTLLKAITYLKDFKDLKLLICLSVKEKAFKPFKKLIEKLGITDKIILKSKLKKEELYNYVHFAKASIAPLKACDRNVVQGCCPLKIIETMACKTPVIASKLPVVTDLVSDEEALLFEPDREQDLARCIRFILDNPERGNEYAKNAFTKVKSEFLWDIQTKKLEKIYKELIKQNE, from the coding sequence ATGAAAAGGAATATTTATGCAACCTATGATGTATTTCCTAGTTCAAAAGGTGCTGCTACACATATTAAAGAAATGATTTTAGAATCATCAAAACATTGTGATGAATTGCAGTTATTTTGTTTACGTGGAAGTAATGAACTTCCTCCAGTTCAGGTAGAAGGAAACATTTATTCAAAACGTTATTTTAATGAAGAAAAACTAAATTATTTACAAAAAGCTTCTCTATTTTCTAAACAACTTTTTATTGATATTCAGAAACATAAAGAAACTATACAAATTGGGCACTTTAGAGATATTTGGAGTGGAATGGGATTAACAACAGAACCTTCAATAAAAACAATTTTTGAGGTAAATGCTTTAACATCTATAGAACTACCATATCGATATCCTAATTTAACTCCTTCTTTTCTTGAAAAATTAAGAAGTTTAGAAACTAATTGTTTAAAGAAAGCTGATGTAATAATTACGCCTTCTGGTGTGACTAAAAAATATTTAGAAAACAACTTTGAAGTCAATACGGAAAAAATAAAAGTAATACCTAATGGTACGCACATACCAGAACGTTTTCAAAGGCCTGTAGATGCTCCGAAAGAATATATTATTTACTTTGGTGCAATTCAGAACTGGCAAGGAATCGATACATTATTAAAAGCTATTACGTATTTAAAAGACTTCAAAGATTTAAAATTACTTATCTGTTTATCAGTAAAAGAAAAGGCTTTTAAACCTTTCAAAAAACTCATAGAAAAACTTGGTATTACAGATAAGATCATTCTGAAATCTAAATTAAAAAAAGAAGAACTTTATAATTATGTTCATTTTGCAAAAGCTTCAATTGCGCCACTTAAAGCATGTGATCGTAATGTGGTTCAAGGTTGCTGTCCTTTGAAGATTATAGAAACAATGGCCTGTAAAACTCCTGTAATTGCATCTAAACTTCCTGTGGTAACAGATTTAGTTTCTGATGAAGAAGCTTTATTATTTGAGCCTGATCGTGAACAAGATCTAGCACGATGTATACGTTTTATACTTGATAATCCTGAAAGAGGAAATGAATATGCTAAAAATGCTTTTACAAAAGTAAAAAGTGAGTTTCTTTGGGATATACAAACTAAAAAACTAGAAAAAATATATAAAGAATTAATCAAACAAAATGAATAG
- a CDS encoding glycosyltransferase family 4 protein encodes MKLLIITKNYPPSKGGMSVSCDRLVRNFRNNAIETHVIHFTNRRKKFVTQSMVNGTYTAIPIQNSEEFTLSLASEFILQLSFLKEITHIAAFGGNLPINLAPILAKWTSKKLITFIRGNDFDEGVFSKRRDNLLYALENSDYVFSVTNEKKEKINSLVTHNNTYFTPNGINCSLWEISSSHVDKIQELKQSFQDKTPIAIVGQLKEKKGILNFTETFSKFPYKDEYVICMIGDVSSETKQILDNLDVNVNFYPFANQNDLLLFYHAVNIIAIPSFYDGMPNVLLEAGATKNLIIGANIGGIKDVISDNSDGFLYNPLNPLTLLDLLLKVHRLTEEEKDKISSSLLNKIKTSYTEEKEISTYLNILKT; translated from the coding sequence ATGAAACTATTAATAATTACAAAGAATTATCCACCAAGTAAAGGTGGAATGTCTGTTTCATGTGATAGGTTAGTTCGTAATTTTAGAAATAACGCTATAGAGACTCATGTTATCCATTTTACAAATAGAAGGAAAAAATTTGTGACTCAAAGCATGGTAAATGGTACTTATACCGCAATACCTATTCAAAATTCTGAAGAGTTTACACTTTCATTAGCTTCTGAATTTATTTTACAACTTTCTTTTCTAAAAGAAATAACACATATTGCTGCCTTTGGAGGTAATTTACCTATCAACCTGGCTCCTATTTTGGCTAAATGGACATCAAAAAAACTAATTACTTTTATTAGAGGTAATGATTTTGACGAAGGTGTTTTTTCTAAACGTAGAGACAATTTATTGTATGCCTTAGAAAATTCTGACTATGTGTTCTCAGTAACAAATGAAAAAAAAGAGAAAATTAATAGTTTAGTTACACACAATAATACGTATTTCACTCCGAACGGAATCAATTGTTCTTTATGGGAAATATCTTCTAGTCATGTTGATAAAATCCAAGAACTTAAACAGTCTTTTCAAGATAAAACACCAATAGCAATAGTTGGACAATTGAAAGAGAAAAAAGGAATTTTAAACTTTACAGAAACTTTTTCTAAGTTCCCTTACAAGGATGAATATGTAATTTGTATGATTGGTGATGTAAGTTCTGAAACAAAACAAATCTTAGATAATTTAGACGTAAATGTTAACTTTTATCCATTTGCTAATCAAAATGATCTGTTACTTTTCTATCATGCTGTAAATATTATCGCTATTCCTTCTTTTTACGATGGAATGCCAAATGTTTTATTAGAAGCAGGCGCTACAAAAAATTTAATCATTGGTGCTAATATTGGAGGAATTAAAGATGTGATTTCTGACAATTCTGACGGCTTTTTATACAACCCGTTAAATCCTTTAACTTTATTAGATCTATTACTAAAAGTACATCGTTTAACTGAAGAAGAAAAAGATAAAATTAGCAGTTCTTTATTAAATAAAATAAAAACATCATATACAGAAGAAAAAGAAATTTCAACCTATTTAAATATTTTAAAAACATGA
- a CDS encoding MBL fold metallo-hydrolase, with the protein MKLIKEVSFFFLLTGVFSSFAQKREVKIEPIKITENIYMLKGQGGNIGLFVGEDGAFMIDDQFAHLTPKILKAIRDITPKQVKYLINTHWHGDHTGGNQNMSKEGAVIISHKNVRKRMGMESVVRGKTKPPSPKEALPVITFTEDMMVHFNGENVLISHVHEAHTDGDAHIYFTKSNVLHMGDTYFQGKYPFIDLSSGGSIDGYIASAEKALLLIDDKTIVIPGHRELSNKKELSAYKDMLVMLRDRIKTKIKEGKSIEEVKNDTSITKEYDDKKYGDWFITSEGIRETIYKSLTSN; encoded by the coding sequence ATGAAATTAATTAAAGAAGTAAGTTTTTTCTTTTTATTGACAGGTGTTTTTTCAAGTTTTGCTCAGAAAAGAGAGGTTAAAATTGAGCCAATAAAAATAACAGAAAATATATATATGCTTAAAGGACAAGGAGGTAATATCGGTCTTTTTGTTGGTGAAGATGGAGCTTTTATGATTGACGATCAATTTGCTCACTTGACACCTAAAATTTTAAAAGCTATAAGAGATATTACTCCTAAGCAAGTGAAATATTTAATTAATACACATTGGCATGGAGATCACACAGGAGGAAATCAAAATATGAGTAAAGAAGGAGCTGTAATTATTTCTCATAAGAATGTGAGAAAACGAATGGGAATGGAAAGTGTTGTTAGAGGAAAAACTAAACCTCCATCTCCAAAAGAAGCTTTACCTGTAATTACATTTACTGAAGATATGATGGTTCACTTTAATGGAGAGAATGTTTTAATATCTCATGTTCATGAAGCGCATACAGATGGAGATGCACACATCTATTTTACTAAAAGTAATGTGTTACATATGGGAGACACATATTTTCAAGGTAAATACCCTTTTATTGATTTGTCTAGTGGAGGTAGTATTGATGGATACATAGCTTCTGCTGAAAAAGCATTGTTATTGATTGATGATAAAACTATAGTTATCCCAGGTCATAGAGAATTATCAAATAAAAAAGAATTATCAGCTTATAAAGATATGCTAGTCATGCTCAGAGATAGAATAAAAACTAAAATTAAAGAAGGAAAGTCTATTGAAGAAGTAAAAAACGATACCTCCATAACTAAAGAATATGATGATAAGAAGTATGGTGATTGGTTTATAACTAGTGAAGGAATTAGAGAAACAATATATAAGAGTTTAACATCAAATTAA
- a CDS encoding GNAT family N-acetyltransferase: MITVKKIKAEDTYFLRKQILRKNIDLPHQFEGDFSEDTFHLGVFENDELQTIGTFMKVDLKELKGKHYQLRGMATSEKGRGKGFGKLLLKFATNQLEELKIDFLWCNAREIALKFYEKNDFKIMGERFTNKAGPHFKMYKSITK, encoded by the coding sequence ATGATTACTGTAAAGAAAATAAAGGCAGAAGATACATACTTCTTACGAAAACAAATTTTAAGAAAAAATATTGATTTACCACACCAGTTTGAAGGAGACTTTTCTGAGGATACATTTCACTTGGGAGTTTTTGAAAATGATGAATTACAAACAATAGGTACCTTTATGAAGGTTGATTTAAAAGAATTAAAAGGTAAACATTATCAATTACGAGGGATGGCGACTTCTGAAAAAGGAAGAGGAAAAGGTTTTGGAAAGTTGTTGCTAAAATTTGCGACTAATCAGTTAGAGGAATTAAAAATCGACTTTTTGTGGTGTAATGCAAGAGAGATAGCTTTAAAATTTTACGAGAAAAATGATTTTAAAATTATGGGAGAAAGATTTACGAATAAAGCAGGGCCTCATTTTAAAATGTATAAATCAATAACTAAATGA
- a CDS encoding GNAT family N-acetyltransferase: MNISFDKINTDNILSIFPLLSKINSKTPTDILRKRVVEMGNCPNYECVAVFDNNEIIGICGLWYSTRHYLGKSVEPDHVIISEAYRGKGVGKLFFNWIYDYTKAKGCEAMELNTYSTNTKSHKFYYNEGFNIYAFHFAKILREDQKFY, from the coding sequence ATGAATATTTCTTTTGATAAAATTAATACAGACAATATACTAAGTATTTTCCCCTTACTTTCTAAAATTAATTCAAAAACTCCTACCGATATTTTAAGAAAAAGAGTTGTTGAAATGGGAAATTGCCCTAACTATGAATGCGTAGCTGTTTTTGATAATAATGAAATAATAGGTATTTGTGGACTATGGTATTCTACAAGACATTATTTAGGGAAAAGCGTTGAACCAGATCATGTAATAATTTCTGAAGCCTACAGAGGTAAAGGAGTTGGAAAACTTTTTTTTAACTGGATATATGATTACACCAAAGCTAAAGGCTGTGAAGCTATGGAATTAAACACGTATAGTACTAATACTAAATCACATAAATTTTATTATAATGAAGGGTTTAATATATATGCTTTTCATTTTGCTAAGATTTTAAGAGAAGATCAAAAATTTTATTAG